One window of Hydractinia symbiolongicarpus strain clone_291-10 chromosome 3, HSymV2.1, whole genome shotgun sequence genomic DNA carries:
- the LOC130635587 gene encoding zinc finger protein ZPR1-like: MTETAPNKPLFRDINADDDDPEITEMESLCMQCHESGTTRLLLTKIPYFKEIIIMSFECPHCHFRDNEVKPGSVIQEKGVRFTLKVNDKSIMNRQIVKQGSALFKIVELDFVASAFETKGVLTTLEGILDTAVTGLQQDQPVRKIMHPDVAEKIDKIIEKLEKYKTGEFPFTFILEDTSGNSFIENPCAPLQDPNLLIEYFERTKEQDEKLGLQAIEEEPEQKEKENKNEEESDTKIKDEVLEFPTNCSACQSPTMTKMKVLQIPYFKEIIIMASSCDVCGQKSNEIKSGGATEPLGSKITFKMTETTDLSRDVLASQTCTIRIPELDIDINHSSMGGKFTTLEGLFLNMKEQLGQIFPFAMGDSAPENNQIKNTINKLDKAINGDLFLTVILDDPVGNSYLQNTWAPDADPNLTIEKYERTEEQNAEFGISDMRTENYI, translated from the exons ATGACTGAAACAGCACCAAATAAACCATTGTTTCGTGACATAAATGCTGATGACGATGATCCTGAAATAACTGAAATGGAAAGTCTATGTATGCAGTGTCATGAAAGT gGAACTACACGTTTACTTTTAACCAAGATTCCATACTTCAAAGAAATTATTATCATGTCATTTGAATGTCCACACTGCCATTTTAGAGATAATGAAGTCAAACCAGGTTCTGTCATCCAGGAAAAAGGAGTTAGATTTACCTTAAAAGTGAATGATAAATCA ATTATGAACAGACAAATTGTCAAGCAGGGATCAGcactatttaaaattgttgagtTGGACTTTGTAGCATCAGCATTTGAGACAAAAGGAG ttttaactaCACTTGAAGGAATATTAGATACAGCTGTTACAGGCTTGCAACAGGATCAACCAGTTAGAAAA ATAATGCATCCAGATGTTGCTGAAAAGATTGACAAAATTATTGAGAAACTTGAAAAGTATAAAACTGGAGAATTTCCTTTCACATTCATACTTGAAGACACATCAGGAAATAGTTTTATAGAAAATCCATGTGCACCACTGCAGGATCCTAATTTACTCATAGAATATTTCGAGCGAACAAAGGAGCAAGATGAGAAACTTGGGCTTCAAGCAATAGAAGAAGAACCTGAACAAAAAGAGAAGGAAAACAAGAATGAAGAAG AGAGCGATACCAAAATAAAAGACGAG GTATTGGAGTTTCCTACAAATTGCTCAGCTTGTCAGTCACCAACAATGACGAAAATGAAAGTATTAc AGATTCCGTACTTTAAAGAGATAATAATAATGGCAAGTAGCTGTGATGTGTGTGGCCAAAAAagcaatgaaattaaatctggAG GTGCTACCGAACCCTTAGGTTCTAAAATtacatttaaaatgacagaGACTACAGATCTTTCAAGAGATGTGTTGGCA tcaCAAACTTGCACTATCCGAATACCAGAGCTAGATATTGACATAAATCATTCGAGTATGGGTGGAAAATTTACGACGTTAGAAGGTCTTTTTTTAAACATGAAAGAACAG CTTGGACAAATATTTCCATTTGCAATGGGTGATAGCGCGCCTGAAaataatcaaattaaaaatacaattaacaAGTTAGATAAG GCAATAAATGGCGATTTATTTCTTACCGTGATACTTGATGATCCAGTTGGCAATTCTTATTTACAG AACACATGGGCGCCTGATGCCGATCCAAATCTAACAATCGAAAAATACGAAAGAACAGAAGAACAAAATGCAGAATTTGGCATTTCCGACATGCGCACTGAAAATTATATATGA